One window of Desulfobaculum bizertense DSM 18034 genomic DNA carries:
- a CDS encoding ribonuclease J, translating into MDAKNVTLTPLGGMGQIGMNCMVMETDDSMVLIDCGLMFPEDTLFGIDVVIPQFDYIIEHKDKLKGIILTHGHEDHIGALPWLLQHLSAPVFGSEFTLALLESKLLERDLLDNAEMHVVEGHDRIALGDFTVTFFPVCHSIVGGFGLGIESPAGRIVHTGDFKIDRYPLNGVATDLDGFRHFAEEGDISLLLSDSTNVERDGFALTEREIKNSLHDIMEDHEGRILVTLFSSHIQRMQEVFELAEKFGRKVAANGRSLVRNIELARRLGYLRFKESTYISLDDLPAYEDSEVLLLVTGSQGEPLASLSRIASGEHRQLSIHEGDLVLMSSSFIPGNILAITKVINNLYRLGAEVLYERVQAIHASGHAHVEELKIMLETIQPKFFVPVHGEYRHLVKHSRLAVECGVAPERSFVLENGDPITLLGEGGVRLEEAVQVNQILVDGKGVGDVGQTVLKERQLLGGEGMVIVTLVVDDETGEIIVGPDISSKGFVFEQQFSHLLEDAKCIVLDIFENIPPGETDRLKERIRSSLRRFFRRVIERDPVVVPLVMSV; encoded by the coding sequence ATGGACGCTAAAAACGTAACCCTTACTCCTCTTGGGGGTATGGGACAAATAGGCATGAACTGCATGGTCATGGAGACAGACGACTCCATGGTCCTGATTGACTGCGGTCTCATGTTTCCGGAAGACACGCTGTTTGGAATCGACGTGGTCATTCCGCAGTTTGACTATATTATTGAACATAAGGACAAGCTGAAAGGCATCATCCTGACCCACGGTCACGAGGATCACATCGGTGCACTGCCGTGGTTGCTCCAGCACCTTTCAGCACCTGTTTTTGGTTCAGAATTTACTTTGGCACTGCTGGAAAGCAAACTGCTGGAGCGCGACCTTCTGGACAACGCAGAAATGCATGTCGTCGAAGGCCACGACCGAATCGCACTGGGTGACTTCACCGTCACGTTCTTCCCGGTGTGCCACTCAATCGTTGGGGGCTTTGGCCTTGGCATAGAAAGCCCGGCCGGACGCATCGTGCACACGGGTGACTTCAAAATTGACCGCTACCCACTGAACGGTGTGGCAACAGACCTTGATGGTTTCCGCCACTTCGCAGAGGAAGGCGATATTTCGCTGCTGCTTTCGGATTCGACCAATGTTGAGCGCGATGGTTTTGCGCTGACCGAGCGGGAAATCAAAAATTCCCTGCACGATATCATGGAAGATCATGAAGGCCGTATTCTGGTCACCCTGTTCTCCAGCCATATCCAGCGAATGCAGGAAGTCTTTGAGCTGGCCGAAAAATTCGGTCGTAAAGTCGCAGCCAATGGCCGAAGTCTCGTCAGAAACATTGAGCTTGCCCGTCGGCTTGGCTACCTGCGATTCAAGGAAAGCACCTATATTTCTCTGGACGATCTCCCGGCATATGAAGACTCGGAAGTACTGCTGCTGGTTACAGGCTCACAGGGCGAGCCACTGGCCTCACTGTCCCGTATTGCCAGTGGAGAACACCGCCAGCTCTCCATCCATGAGGGCGACCTCGTGCTGATGTCCTCCAGCTTTATTCCGGGGAATATTCTGGCAATCACCAAGGTCATCAATAACCTGTACCGGCTGGGCGCAGAAGTGCTGTACGAACGGGTGCAGGCAATCCACGCCTCTGGTCACGCCCATGTGGAAGAGCTGAAAATTATGCTGGAGACCATCCAGCCCAAATTCTTTGTGCCTGTGCACGGCGAATACCGACACCTCGTCAAACACTCACGCCTTGCAGTGGAATGCGGTGTTGCCCCAGAGCGAAGCTTTGTTCTGGAAAACGGCGACCCCATCACCCTGCTTGGAGAAGGTGGAGTCCGCCTTGAAGAGGCCGTTCAGGTCAACCAGATTCTGGTCGACGGCAAGGGTGTTGGCGACGTTGGACAGACCGTGCTGAAAGAGCGCCAGCTTCTGGGCGGCGAAGGCATGGTCATCGTGACGCTGGTCGTTGACGATGAGACAGGAGAAATCATCGTTGGTCCAGACATCTCGTCCAAAGGCTTTGTCTTTGAGCAGCAGTTTAGCCACCTGCTGGAAGATGCAAAATGCATCGTGCTGGACATCTTCGAAAACATCCCTCCGGGGGAAACCGACCGCCTGAAAGAGCGTATTCGTTCCTCACTGCGCCGCTTCTTCCGAAGAGTCATCGAACGCGACCCTGTGGTTGTTCCACTGGTCATGTCCGTCTAA
- a CDS encoding lysophospholipid acyltransferase family protein produces MFRTVFFYIAFFPVTLFYALAINLFPKTATANSVRWSSFLFWAAGIRIEADLENIPKSGQFIFMVNHLSQLDIPALMIKLAQWQVGFIAKESLFTIPLFGRCMEHQGSIPVDRTNPRKAMKSINIAVKKIKAGQNIVIFPEGTRSTDFSQLQRFKTGGMILALKTGLPVIPIVIDGTGEALAKGSIRVSNKKTVRLRALPPIETQGRYTLKDREAFGQDLHEIMSAAYTELRNGR; encoded by the coding sequence ATGTTCAGAACAGTGTTCTTTTATATTGCATTTTTCCCTGTTACACTTTTTTACGCACTTGCGATCAATCTTTTCCCAAAGACGGCAACGGCGAATTCTGTTCGTTGGTCGTCCTTTCTGTTCTGGGCTGCGGGCATCCGGATTGAAGCTGATTTAGAAAACATCCCAAAGAGCGGCCAATTCATTTTTATGGTGAATCACCTGAGCCAGCTTGATATTCCTGCACTGATGATCAAATTAGCTCAGTGGCAGGTTGGGTTTATTGCAAAAGAGTCTCTTTTTACCATCCCACTTTTTGGTCGATGCATGGAACACCAGGGGAGCATCCCGGTGGACCGCACCAATCCCCGCAAGGCGATGAAAAGCATTAATATTGCAGTCAAAAAGATCAAAGCGGGCCAAAATATTGTTATTTTCCCTGAGGGGACCCGTTCGACAGACTTTAGCCAGCTGCAACGGTTCAAAACAGGCGGCATGATACTCGCACTCAAGACAGGGCTTCCAGTTATTCCGATCGTCATAGACGGAACGGGTGAAGCGCTAGCCAAGGGGAGTATCCGTGTCAGCAACAAAAAGACAGTCCGCCTGCGAGCTTTGCCTCCCATTGAGACACAGGGACGCTACACACTGAAGGATAGAGAAGCCTTCGGACAAGACCTGCACGAAATAATGAGTGCGGCATATACGGAGCTACGTAATGGACGCTAA